GTGGTCCTGGGAGCCCATAACCTGAAGCAGCTGGAGCGCACCCGGCAGGTGTTCGCTGTGCAGCGCGTCTTCGAAAACGGCTTCGACCCCATCGACTTTCTCAACGACATCGTGATTCTCCAGGTGCCGCGGGGCGCGGGGGCAGAGGCCAGAGgcctggggagggtgggggtggcGACGCAGGGGCGCGTCGGGGCCGCTTGTGGGGACCTGGGGTGGAACCGTGGGCTGGGCGagcccctctctgtgcctcagtcttcaCCTCTGTGAAACGGGAAAATACCCGCTACGGGCTGTtgagggattaaatgagattgcGCAGGGGAGCCCGGGTTTGCTGTCAATCAACAAACTTCCTGTGATTCTTTGTGTCTCTCCATTCACCAGCCCTGTGGCCGAGGGCAGGGGCCGCCTCTGTCTTTGGGAAATGGGGCAAAAGTCCCCACGTTTCCACCCCTGTATCCGGCTTACAGTTCCGATTATTCACTCCCTGgggcccaggcgcagtggcccacgcctgtcatcccagcactttgggaggctgaggcgggtggatcacaaggtcaggtgttcaagaccagcctgaccaacaaaatgaaaccccgtctctactaaaatacaaaaacatgtaGCTGGGcctggtcgtgggcgcctgtaatcccagctacacaggaggctgaggcaggagaatcacctgaacccagaaggcagaggttgcagtgagccaagatcgtgccatggcactccaggctgggtctcagaaaaaaaaaaaaaaaaagttactcccTGGAAAGGGTGAGGAGAGTTTCATGACATGTCACTCAATTTTCTCATAGCTGTCACCGTGCAGTgacacgatcgtggctcactacagcctccacctcctgggctcaagccatcctctcaccttggccttgggggtagctggaaccacaggtgccaCCAGCGTGTCCACCATGTCCACCATGGCCGgctgatacatgcatacatatatatatatatatacacacacacacttttttgggggggggggatggagtctcgctctgttgcccaggctggagtgcagaagtacaatctcagctcactgcagcctccacctcctgggttcaagtgattctcctgcctcagcctcccaggtagctgggattacaggcatgcaccaccatgctaggctaatttttggtatttttggtagagacagggtttcaccatgttagccaggctggtcttgatctcctgacctcggcctcccaacgtgctgggattaccggtgtgagcaaccgtgcctggcaacatctggctaattttttatttttattttttgagacatagtcttgctctgtcgcccaggctggagtgcagtggctcaatctgggtcactgcaacctctgcctcctgggttcaagcaattctcttgcctcagccttcggagtagctgggattacaggcgcctgccatcaagcccggctaatttttggtatttttagtagagacggggtttcaccgtgttcgccaggatggtcttgatctcctgaccttgtgatccgcccgccttggcctcccaaagtgctgggattacaggagtgagccaccacacctggcacttttttgttgttgtagacATGGGGCTTtgccaccttgcccaggctggtcttgagctactgacctcaactgatcctcctgcctcgccctctcaaagtgctgggcttacaagcataagccaccacgcctggctgtggTTTTTGTgttaattgagcacctactgctTCCTGCACTGAAGCCACACCCAGGGACAACCTCCAACATCCTGAGCCTTGGTGATGGCTCCActccacagatggggaaactgaggctcgccTTGGTGAGCAGATTGCAGAGTGGGTGTCCTGCTCTGCAGGATCCCAGAACCACAGTGGAATCtgagatagggaaactgaggcccggagagGGGAGGGTCATCACCACTGCCCCGTGTGACGCACTGATGATTTGTGCCCCCCACCACAGCTCAATGGGTCAGCCACTATCAACGACAACGTGCAAGTGGCCCAGCTGCCAGCCCAGGGCCGGCGCGTGGGCAACAGGGTGCAGTGCCTGGCCATGGGCTGGGGCCATCTGGGTGGGAACCGTGGGATCGCCAGTGTCCTGCAAGAGCTCAACGTGACGGTGGTGAGGTCCCTCTGCCGCCGTGGCAACGTCTGCACTATCGTGAGGCGTCGGCGGGCTGGCGTCTGCTTCGTACGTGCCCGGGTGTCCCTTGGCTCCCCACCTGCTCCCAGCCCAGATTGCAGCAACAGGCACTGTGGCTAGACCCTGGGAGGGACTTCCCAACCCTGACAGGCGGCGGGCAGGTGGGCAGGGCTTTCCAGTCCAGCTTCCCCACCTTGTCTGCCTCCACAGGGGGACTCTGGCAGCCCCTTGGTCTGCAACGGGCTAATCCACGGAATTGCCT
This genomic interval from Piliocolobus tephrosceles isolate RC106 unplaced genomic scaffold, ASM277652v3 unscaffolded_23677, whole genome shotgun sequence contains the following:
- the ELANE gene encoding neutrophil elastase isoform X1, translated to MTLGCRPSCLFLTCVLPALLLEGPALASEIVGGRQAQPHAWPFMVSLQLRGGHFCGATLIAPNFVMSAAHCLLKVRNFRSMSVVLGAHNLKQLERTRQVFAVQRVFENGFDPIDFLNDIVILQLNGSATINDNVQVAQLPAQGRRVGNRVQCLAMGWGHLGGNRGIASVLQELNVTVVRSLCRRGNVCTIVRRRRAGVCFGDSGSPLVCNGLIHGIASFVRGGCASGLYPDAFAPVALFVNWINSIIQRSEDHPCPHSLDPASRTH
- the ELANE gene encoding neutrophil elastase isoform X2, whose amino-acid sequence is MTLGCRPSCLFLTCVLPALLLEGPALASEIVGGRQAQPHAWPFMVSLQLRGGHFCGATLIAPNFVMSAAHCLLKVNFRSMSVVLGAHNLKQLERTRQVFAVQRVFENGFDPIDFLNDIVILQLNGSATINDNVQVAQLPAQGRRVGNRVQCLAMGWGHLGGNRGIASVLQELNVTVVRSLCRRGNVCTIVRRRRAGVCFGDSGSPLVCNGLIHGIASFVRGGCASGLYPDAFAPVALFVNWINSIIQRSEDHPCPHSLDPASRTH